A single window of Novipirellula galeiformis DNA harbors:
- a CDS encoding Rieske (2Fe-2S) protein — MSWIKAAKCNDVPMGTGKLVIVDDHLIALFNIDGVFYAIDDACPHQGAPLSEGMVQGCVTVCPWHGAEFDVTNGKLLCGPGVRDVKTYEVAIDGEDVLLEVP; from the coding sequence ATGTCTTGGATCAAAGCAGCGAAGTGCAACGATGTACCGATGGGAACAGGCAAGTTGGTGATCGTCGACGACCACTTGATTGCGTTGTTCAACATCGACGGAGTTTTTTACGCAATTGATGATGCTTGCCCGCATCAGGGGGCCCCGCTAAGTGAAGGCATGGTCCAAGGCTGCGTCACGGTTTGTCCTTGGCACGGCGCCGAATTTGATGTCACCAATGGGAAATTACTGTGCGGCCCAGGTGTGCGTGATGTCAAGACTTATGAGGTCGCGATCGACGGTGAGGACGTGTTGCTCGAAGTACCCTAA
- a CDS encoding DUF1549 domain-containing protein, translated as MFHYHTLWTLIAVSFSAVLSAPLNATPPLHEQIDALIEVQPGFDASAADPADDAMFLRRVYLDLGGCIPNATEVRAFLSDPSPEKRTQTIDALLASPQHATRMQYVLDELLMERRSGKHVAADEWRTFLRQSVLENKPWDALVRELLSADGSQPETRPAAKFLLDRELQRDEVTRDLGRIFLGRDLQCAQCHDHPTVDDYLQRHYFGLTAFITRSYLFKDPKTGVTSIGEKAKGDVKFTSVFTSETAGTAPRMLNLPPLADPPAEKELYKVKLEKNVRGVPVYSRREQLAIAMTDDANQAFRENIANRMWALMMGRGLVEPLDMMHAQNPATHPQVLELLADSLLQHDYDLRDLLRELALTRTYQRSSQAVENRTIESQSLEDRTGDVTAEDDHHYSVGRLKPLSPEQLAWSMMQATGVIDVELAETDSDATPIDDAVQKHIETFAKVFGAAGQSTQFDAAADQALFLRNGNLIHSWLTVKNGLVASLQKLDDPQLAEELYLRVFSRMPNEQESSRVADFLNSSSDRPRAIQQLTWASLVSTEFRFNH; from the coding sequence ATGTTCCATTATCACACGCTCTGGACGCTGATTGCCGTCAGCTTTTCCGCGGTTCTCTCTGCGCCGCTTAACGCCACGCCACCGCTGCATGAACAGATCGATGCGTTGATCGAAGTCCAGCCTGGGTTCGACGCCTCCGCAGCCGACCCGGCCGACGACGCCATGTTTCTGCGTCGTGTCTATTTAGATCTTGGCGGTTGCATTCCGAACGCTACGGAAGTTCGAGCATTTCTCAGCGATCCGTCGCCCGAGAAACGGACGCAGACCATCGACGCGCTACTCGCTTCACCCCAACACGCCACACGCATGCAGTACGTTCTCGACGAATTGCTGATGGAACGCCGATCGGGCAAACACGTTGCGGCCGACGAGTGGCGGACGTTTCTGCGTCAGTCGGTATTGGAAAATAAACCTTGGGACGCACTTGTACGCGAGCTGCTTTCCGCCGACGGCAGTCAGCCGGAGACGCGACCGGCGGCAAAGTTTCTGCTCGATCGCGAACTGCAACGCGACGAGGTCACTCGCGACCTGGGGCGGATTTTTCTGGGGCGAGACCTGCAGTGTGCCCAGTGCCATGATCATCCGACCGTCGATGACTACCTGCAGCGACACTACTTTGGCCTGACTGCGTTTATCACACGAAGCTACTTGTTCAAAGATCCTAAAACCGGCGTCACTTCCATTGGTGAAAAAGCGAAAGGGGATGTGAAGTTTACCTCCGTGTTCACCAGTGAAACGGCCGGCACCGCTCCCCGAATGTTGAACCTGCCTCCGCTTGCCGATCCTCCGGCGGAAAAAGAACTGTACAAGGTCAAGCTGGAAAAGAATGTTCGCGGCGTTCCGGTCTATAGTCGTCGAGAGCAACTCGCGATCGCGATGACCGATGATGCCAATCAAGCCTTTCGGGAAAACATCGCCAATCGCATGTGGGCGTTGATGATGGGGCGAGGCCTCGTCGAACCGCTCGATATGATGCACGCCCAAAATCCTGCAACGCACCCGCAGGTGCTTGAGTTGTTAGCCGATTCACTGCTCCAGCACGATTACGATTTGCGTGACCTGCTGCGTGAATTGGCGTTAACCAGGACCTACCAACGCAGCAGCCAGGCGGTGGAAAATCGGACTATCGAAAGTCAGTCCCTCGAAGATCGTACCGGCGACGTTACGGCCGAAGATGATCACCACTATTCCGTTGGCCGGCTCAAGCCGCTGTCGCCCGAACAACTTGCTTGGTCGATGATGCAGGCGACGGGTGTCATCGATGTCGAACTCGCCGAAACCGATAGCGACGCGACTCCGATCGACGACGCAGTCCAGAAGCACATCGAAACCTTCGCCAAGGTGTTCGGTGCCGCGGGCCAGAGCACGCAGTTTGATGCGGCTGCCGATCAAGCCCTGTTTCTTCGCAATGGCAACCTGATTCATTCCTGGCTAACGGTCAAGAACGGCTTGGTCGCGAGCTTACAAAAGCTTGACGATCCACAGCTCGCCGAAGAACTCTATTTGCGAGTGTTTTCGCGCATGCCTAACGAACAAGAATCAAGTCGGGTCGCCGACTTTCTAAATTCGTCATCGGACCGGCCCCGGGCAATTCAACAATTGACCTGGGCCAGTTTGGTGTCGACCGAGTTTCGCTTCAATCATTGA
- a CDS encoding DUF1501 domain-containing protein, with the protein MRRNQGCNSVEHLLARRQFFAGTGAAALATGLSQTAQAAPPVPTDPLMQSDLLKKSGKRILQIFLQGGVSQLESWDPKPGTKFGGPFRAIPTSVPGMHISELLPHTAQRMHHLSIVRSINSKINDHRKGMLYMEKGRPTGDFPYLGSVASKYLAGSDAALPGYIHISTRGLNDSTASFLGAQHAELKLQGVQPPSNLELPKDLDEELDAQRESLRRQFDAQFSRRRSNAQLDNYDAAFQQAALLMARKKIFEGGASEKDLARYGTHDFARYCLLARTLLENGATCVKVTHHGYDSHAENFNFHLEQLGEFDKTFAMLMDDLHDRGMLDDTLVLVCSEFGRTPKINTKYGRDHWGTAWSTVLGGCGVQPGAIIGSTNAEGTEVADREVDSGHLFHTYLRAVGLDTFADHDLPGRSIPIGDPAAEEIGELLS; encoded by the coding sequence GTGAGACGAAACCAAGGCTGTAACTCGGTCGAGCATCTATTGGCGCGGCGACAGTTTTTCGCTGGAACCGGGGCGGCAGCGCTGGCCACAGGCCTGAGTCAAACGGCGCAAGCCGCCCCGCCGGTGCCCACCGATCCGCTCATGCAATCCGACCTACTAAAGAAATCGGGGAAGCGAATCCTACAGATTTTTTTGCAGGGTGGCGTCAGTCAGCTTGAATCTTGGGACCCCAAGCCGGGCACCAAATTTGGCGGACCGTTTCGCGCCATTCCGACCTCGGTTCCCGGCATGCATATTTCCGAATTGCTGCCCCATACCGCCCAGCGGATGCACCATCTTTCGATTGTGCGGAGCATTAACAGCAAGATCAACGATCATCGCAAAGGAATGCTGTATATGGAAAAAGGTCGTCCGACGGGCGACTTTCCCTACCTCGGTTCGGTCGCCTCGAAATACCTGGCCGGATCCGACGCTGCGTTACCGGGTTACATCCACATTTCGACGCGTGGATTAAATGATTCGACCGCTTCGTTCCTAGGAGCACAGCACGCGGAACTGAAGCTCCAAGGCGTCCAACCGCCGTCCAATCTTGAGCTGCCCAAGGATCTCGACGAAGAACTCGACGCCCAGCGAGAAAGTCTGCGTCGGCAGTTCGACGCCCAATTTTCGCGGCGTCGCAGCAACGCCCAATTAGACAATTACGACGCCGCGTTTCAGCAGGCCGCCTTGTTGATGGCTCGCAAGAAAATCTTCGAAGGGGGCGCTTCGGAGAAAGATCTGGCACGCTACGGAACGCACGACTTCGCCCGGTATTGTCTGCTGGCTCGCACGTTGCTTGAAAACGGAGCCACTTGCGTCAAGGTGACCCACCACGGTTACGACTCGCACGCCGAGAACTTCAACTTCCACCTCGAACAACTGGGTGAATTCGACAAAACGTTTGCGATGCTGATGGACGATCTGCACGATCGCGGGATGTTGGACGACACGCTGGTCCTGGTCTGCTCCGAGTTTGGCCGGACGCCCAAGATCAACACTAAATACGGCCGCGACCACTGGGGTACCGCTTGGTCCACGGTGCTGGGCGGTTGTGGCGTGCAACCTGGTGCGATCATTGGCAGCACCAATGCAGAGGGAACCGAAGTGGCGGATCGTGAAGTCGATTCCGGACATCTGTTCCACACCTATTTGCGAGCCGTGGGGCTGGATACTTTTGCCGACCACGATCTTCCCGGTCGCTCCATTCCCATCGGCGACCCTGCGGCGGAAGAGATTGGAGAGCTATTGTCATGA
- the sdhB gene encoding succinate dehydrogenase iron-sulfur subunit, protein MSQKQFAVRIERQDQPSRPPYWQTFVLDYEPGLNVTSVLQRIAANPTTTDGVKVPPVAYESGCLEEVCGSCTMRINGRVRQACSALVDRLLQDDPTGIELRPMSKFPVVRDLCVDRYRLFRALEKLQCWVPVDGYADMGSGPKQSPDQQEQNYPLSQCMSCGCCLEACPQYQEVAIQRRKDESEKDFEQRRDEELDRHFIGAAAMSQAVLMNSNPTGKALATSRIEAMIAPGGIQNCGKAGNCQAVCPKEIPLMHSWGRANRAATIHVVKKFFDG, encoded by the coding sequence ATGTCGCAAAAACAATTCGCAGTCCGCATCGAGCGTCAAGATCAACCGTCGCGGCCGCCCTACTGGCAGACGTTTGTCTTGGATTACGAACCGGGATTGAATGTCACAAGTGTACTGCAACGCATCGCAGCCAATCCCACGACCACCGACGGGGTTAAGGTGCCCCCAGTCGCCTACGAATCGGGGTGTTTGGAAGAGGTGTGCGGTTCCTGCACGATGCGCATCAACGGGCGTGTGCGTCAGGCATGCTCGGCGCTGGTCGATCGCTTACTCCAAGATGATCCGACCGGAATTGAGCTTCGCCCGATGAGCAAATTTCCGGTCGTTCGCGACCTGTGCGTCGATCGCTATCGGTTGTTCCGAGCTTTGGAAAAGCTGCAATGTTGGGTTCCCGTTGATGGCTACGCCGACATGGGCAGCGGACCGAAGCAATCACCCGACCAACAAGAGCAGAATTACCCGCTCAGCCAATGCATGAGTTGCGGATGTTGCTTGGAAGCCTGTCCCCAGTACCAAGAAGTCGCGATCCAGCGCCGTAAAGATGAATCGGAAAAAGACTTCGAGCAACGTCGCGACGAAGAGCTTGATCGCCACTTCATCGGTGCGGCTGCGATGAGCCAAGCGGTGTTGATGAACTCAAATCCAACCGGCAAAGCACTCGCGACCAGCCGCATCGAAGCGATGATCGCTCCGGGCGGTATTCAAAACTGCGGCAAAGCGGGCAATTGCCAAGCGGTCTGTCCCAAAGAAATTCCGCTGATGCATTCCTGGGGGCGGGCCAACCGAGCAGCGACGATACACGTGGTCAAGAAATTCTTCGATGGTTGA
- a CDS encoding YbaN family protein, which translates to MVEPARGTRRVLYWILAGLFFALAMIGVILPGIPTTPFLLLMCYFLVRVSPSMHAKAMAWPVVGGPLRDWRDQGGVRRNVKRLAYAMVTLLVGSTLVYGELSVSIKSVIACAAIYGIYVVARLPIAHANESLRPQPTRPS; encoded by the coding sequence ATGGTTGAACCTGCCCGCGGAACCCGACGTGTTCTGTATTGGATTTTGGCCGGTCTGTTCTTTGCATTGGCGATGATCGGTGTCATCCTGCCGGGCATCCCCACCACGCCGTTCTTGTTGCTGATGTGTTACTTCCTTGTGCGAGTTTCGCCATCGATGCACGCCAAAGCGATGGCGTGGCCAGTCGTCGGTGGTCCGCTTCGCGATTGGCGAGACCAGGGCGGAGTGCGACGAAACGTAAAACGTCTGGCCTACGCAATGGTGACGCTGCTGGTTGGATCAACGTTGGTCTACGGTGAACTGTCGGTATCGATCAAATCGGTCATTGCTTGTGCCGCCATCTACGGCATCTACGTCGTGGCTCGGTTGCCGATCGCACACGCTAACGAATCGTTACGGCCACAACCGACTCGTCCATCGTAA
- a CDS encoding 5'-nucleotidase, with translation MAYELENRLVVGVASSAVFDLSDSDEVFRRDGEENYRQYQEQHLNDPLGKGIAFSFVRRLLSLNDLSADPNNDPMVEVVLLSRNDPDTGLRVMKSISHYDLRMTRAIFMQGKSPIEYIKALNIALFLSANREDVKAAIAREHPAGQVLDSAVVDDDHDKELRIAFDFDGVLADDESESVMQTKNLEEFHDHEVKNLTHPHNPGPLKEFLMRIAKIQSAEEAKRREQPDYVNRLRVSLVTARNAPSHERAINTLKKWGVMPNDAFFLGGIEKRRVLEVLKPHIFFDDQSGHLVKAATVAPSVHIPFGVTNRATDR, from the coding sequence ATGGCCTACGAACTTGAGAATCGACTTGTGGTTGGTGTCGCATCTAGTGCGGTCTTTGATTTGTCGGACTCTGATGAAGTGTTTCGACGTGATGGCGAAGAAAATTACAGGCAATATCAAGAACAACACTTGAACGATCCCCTAGGCAAGGGAATTGCATTTTCATTTGTTCGGCGACTTTTGAGCCTCAACGACTTGAGTGCCGACCCGAACAATGACCCAATGGTTGAAGTCGTACTATTATCACGCAATGATCCTGACACAGGTTTGCGTGTAATGAAGTCGATTTCTCATTATGACCTGCGAATGACACGTGCGATTTTCATGCAGGGAAAATCGCCCATTGAGTACATTAAAGCATTGAATATCGCTCTTTTTCTTTCCGCCAACCGAGAGGACGTGAAAGCGGCGATTGCTAGGGAGCATCCGGCTGGACAGGTACTAGATTCGGCCGTCGTCGATGACGACCACGATAAGGAACTTCGAATTGCGTTTGACTTCGACGGTGTTCTCGCAGATGACGAATCAGAATCAGTGATGCAAACAAAGAACCTTGAAGAATTTCACGACCATGAAGTCAAGAACCTAACGCACCCCCACAATCCTGGTCCTTTAAAGGAGTTTCTGATGCGTATTGCAAAAATCCAATCTGCAGAAGAGGCGAAACGAAGAGAACAGCCCGACTACGTCAATAGACTTCGTGTATCGCTAGTCACTGCTCGAAATGCACCCTCACACGAACGAGCGATTAATACCCTGAAAAAATGGGGAGTTATGCCGAACGATGCTTTTTTTCTAGGTGGCATTGAGAAAAGGCGTGTACTGGAGGTATTGAAGCCGCATATCTTCTTCGACGACCAGTCTGGACACCTCGTTAAAGCAGCGACTGTCGCGCCATCTGTGCATATCCCGTTTGGCGTGACGAATCGAGCAACCGACCGGTGA
- a CDS encoding redoxin domain-containing protein, which translates to MSKILLLLSIMGLLGTAVNTTPAAAETPHGAINVPPVLLQMIRDSAIQAELELSESQIASLRETLVEVDGPWFRSRNLSPDQQRPIADQLTQTLASRLDSILDPTQKSRLDQLVSQALGTRMVLRDKVQASLQITDTQMQSFVESFAQTDEQSRELQQAMAAGEKPADEVNNAIADLKTDERESLLKTLTNAQRSKLGSLVGKPFDFASIKRTYPLAPELRSEGAKWIDGTPVTLKQHRGKVVAVHFYAYQCINCKRNLPHYAAWHRDYADAGLVVIGIQTPETSSERKFDQVRAAAKAEGIDYPVMLDADSANWKSYNTTMWPTVYLIDKEGFVRRWWQGEMNWQGTPGEQQMRTTIEALLAE; encoded by the coding sequence ATGTCGAAAATCCTCCTCTTGTTGTCGATCATGGGCCTCCTTGGCACCGCCGTGAATACGACGCCGGCGGCCGCAGAAACGCCGCATGGTGCGATCAACGTCCCGCCGGTGCTGTTACAAATGATTCGCGACTCGGCAATCCAAGCGGAGCTGGAGCTCTCAGAAAGCCAAATCGCGTCACTGCGTGAGACCCTGGTCGAAGTCGATGGGCCCTGGTTTCGCTCTCGCAATCTTTCACCGGATCAACAACGACCCATCGCCGATCAACTAACTCAGACGCTCGCGTCCCGTCTGGATTCCATCCTTGATCCCACTCAAAAATCACGACTCGATCAACTCGTATCGCAAGCCCTTGGAACACGAATGGTGCTGCGTGACAAGGTGCAAGCGAGCCTGCAAATTACCGACACTCAAATGCAGTCGTTCGTGGAAAGCTTTGCTCAAACCGACGAGCAATCGCGCGAGTTACAGCAGGCGATGGCAGCGGGCGAGAAGCCAGCGGACGAAGTCAACAACGCAATCGCTGATCTAAAAACGGACGAGCGAGAAAGCTTGTTGAAAACTTTGACGAATGCTCAGCGGTCGAAGCTTGGTTCATTGGTGGGCAAACCGTTCGATTTCGCGAGTATCAAACGCACCTACCCGCTGGCGCCCGAATTGCGAAGCGAAGGAGCGAAGTGGATTGACGGCACGCCGGTGACGCTGAAACAGCACCGAGGCAAAGTGGTCGCGGTCCACTTTTATGCGTATCAGTGCATCAATTGCAAACGCAACCTGCCGCATTACGCCGCTTGGCACCGGGACTATGCCGACGCGGGGCTTGTGGTGATTGGCATCCAAACGCCCGAGACATCGTCGGAGCGAAAATTTGACCAAGTCCGAGCTGCGGCCAAGGCCGAAGGGATCGACTACCCCGTGATGCTCGACGCCGACTCCGCCAATTGGAAATCGTACAACACGACGATGTGGCCGACGGTCTATTTGATTGACAAAGAAGGCTTCGTCCGCCGCTGGTGGCAGGGAGAAATGAATTGGCAGGGGACGCCCGGCGAACAACAAATGCGGACCACGATCGAAGCCCTGTTAGCTGAATAG
- a CDS encoding WD40 repeat domain-containing protein, which yields MSPVEAEPATTEATVDPLHTHLLVELKHERPLTTLCCDPAGQYVAAGAEDLDVQLWSLEDEQPRTLRGHDSWVRSIQFSADSSRLYTACWGGVVKAWDLTQAEPTVIYSIQAHQGSARWVSVSPDAKRLATCGNDLLVKIWNAESGTLVQTFAGHRRHVYGVQFHPAAPYIVSQDLVGVVKVWNLLSGQEERSLVAEMMTGYDKKFAADMGGSRDLQFHPDGTQWASAGITKLTNGFAGDQDPIIVVFDWKSDEPVRQLGADKNFKGIAWGVRFHPRGFVVGAGAHKNGKGELWFYNAEQDEPFHTFPLPSAARGLDLIGDDRLAVAHANGNVGVYQMSKAAPQDG from the coding sequence ATGAGCCCTGTTGAAGCTGAACCAGCAACCACCGAAGCCACGGTCGATCCGCTCCACACACACCTGTTAGTGGAGCTCAAACACGAACGTCCCCTCACCACTTTGTGCTGCGATCCAGCGGGACAATACGTTGCCGCCGGTGCAGAGGACTTGGACGTCCAGTTATGGAGTCTCGAAGACGAACAACCACGCACGTTGCGGGGGCATGACAGCTGGGTTCGTTCGATCCAATTTTCCGCAGACAGTTCCCGGCTGTATACGGCGTGCTGGGGAGGAGTGGTGAAAGCTTGGGATCTGACGCAGGCCGAACCCACGGTGATCTACAGCATCCAGGCTCATCAGGGATCCGCTCGCTGGGTCAGTGTCAGCCCGGACGCAAAACGACTGGCGACTTGCGGCAACGACTTGCTGGTGAAAATTTGGAATGCGGAAAGCGGTACGCTGGTGCAGACATTTGCCGGACACAGGCGACACGTCTATGGCGTCCAATTTCATCCCGCCGCCCCCTACATCGTGTCGCAAGACTTAGTGGGCGTGGTGAAGGTGTGGAACCTGTTAAGCGGCCAAGAGGAAAGATCGCTCGTGGCGGAGATGATGACTGGCTATGACAAAAAGTTCGCAGCCGACATGGGGGGAAGTCGCGACTTGCAGTTTCATCCCGACGGTACTCAATGGGCCAGCGCGGGAATCACCAAACTGACCAACGGGTTCGCCGGAGACCAGGATCCCATTATTGTCGTTTTCGATTGGAAATCGGACGAACCCGTTCGCCAACTCGGAGCGGATAAAAATTTCAAAGGCATCGCTTGGGGCGTGCGTTTCCATCCACGCGGATTTGTTGTGGGAGCCGGGGCTCATAAGAACGGCAAAGGAGAGCTCTGGTTCTATAACGCTGAACAAGACGAACCGTTCCATACCTTTCCACTGCCATCCGCTGCACGTGGCTTGGACCTGATCGGCGACGACCGTCTAGCCGTGGCCCACGCTAATGGAAACGTCGGCGTGTATCAAATGTCCAAAGCCGCCCCACAAGATGGCTGA
- a CDS encoding PSD1 and planctomycete cytochrome C domain-containing protein, translating into MRTQFDLLKLLLLSCFGLISLSSAWGTERDIDFNRDIRPILSDKCFFCHGPDADERKAGLRLDTSEGALADLGGYAALVPGRPNESEVVRRMLDEQDPMPPQDSHKSLKREEVELLIRWIADGGEYSEPWAYVSPIKRAIPKVKDEAWPENWIDFFVLARLESEGLQPAPDADRVTLIRRLHFDLTGLPPTPEETDAFVNGERDLASVVDDLLASPHFGERLAMYWLDLVRYADTVGYHGDQDHNISPYRDWVVAALNANMSFDQFTREQLAGDLLPNPTTAQKVASGYNRLLQTTHEGGLQLKEYDAIYNADRVRNVAAVWMGATVGCAQCHDHKYDPYTIRDHYALGAFFADIADRGFGGNALPANRPPEIRVYTETQEQELARLDREMTLVFSNETQTRLTKLELTHQTLTDRMKQDKTPEMQQALAKQRAEVEQQIAVLAPPAQLDAFRELRKQHRELANQGRLTMITVAEKPRTIRVLPRGNWQDDSGEVVLPAVPGFLGKVSPAAGDRATRLDLANWLVDAENGRGGLTARVFANRFWYLYFGTGISRSLDDFGGQGEPPANPELLDQLAVSFHESGWDVKALVRLLVTSRAWRQSSVGSPELLERDPHNQWGARQSRYRLPAELIRDNALAVSGLLIREQGGVTAKPYQPAGYYRHLNFPTRQYEPHENENQWRRGLYVHWQRMFLHPMLKAMDAPSREECTSQRARSNTPNAALVLLNDPTFIEAARVLAARILTEGGETADDRIEFAYRVVLSRSSDAEERDVLKTLLETTQTEYVSEPARADALLKTGIAPISKQLDKIELASWTAICRTLLNLNETVTRN; encoded by the coding sequence GTGCGAACCCAATTCGACTTGCTGAAACTTCTCTTGCTCAGCTGTTTTGGACTGATCAGCCTGTCCTCGGCGTGGGGCACCGAGCGAGATATCGATTTCAACCGCGATATCCGGCCGATCCTATCGGACAAGTGTTTCTTTTGTCATGGTCCCGATGCGGATGAGCGGAAAGCTGGCCTGCGGCTTGATACCTCCGAAGGTGCTTTGGCTGATTTAGGAGGGTATGCTGCACTGGTTCCTGGAAGGCCCAACGAAAGCGAAGTGGTGCGGCGGATGCTTGACGAGCAAGATCCGATGCCGCCGCAGGATTCACACAAATCGCTCAAACGCGAGGAGGTGGAACTGTTGATACGTTGGATCGCCGATGGCGGAGAGTATTCGGAACCCTGGGCCTATGTCTCGCCAATAAAGCGGGCAATTCCAAAGGTTAAGGATGAAGCTTGGCCGGAAAACTGGATCGATTTCTTCGTGCTCGCACGTTTGGAATCCGAAGGTTTGCAACCCGCACCGGATGCGGACCGGGTGACATTGATCCGGCGATTGCACTTTGATCTGACCGGGTTGCCGCCGACGCCGGAGGAGACGGACGCGTTTGTTAACGGAGAACGTGATTTGGCGAGCGTCGTTGATGATTTGTTAGCGTCGCCCCACTTTGGTGAGCGATTGGCTATGTACTGGTTAGATCTGGTTCGGTACGCCGACACCGTGGGATACCACGGGGATCAGGATCATAATATTTCGCCGTACCGTGATTGGGTCGTGGCGGCATTGAACGCGAATATGTCGTTTGATCAATTCACGCGTGAGCAGCTCGCTGGCGATTTGTTGCCGAATCCAACCACGGCCCAGAAAGTGGCGTCGGGTTACAATCGGCTGCTTCAGACAACTCACGAAGGCGGTCTGCAGCTAAAAGAATACGATGCGATTTATAATGCCGATCGAGTGCGGAATGTTGCAGCGGTCTGGATGGGCGCGACGGTCGGTTGCGCACAGTGCCACGATCACAAATATGATCCATACACCATCAGAGACCACTATGCGTTGGGGGCGTTCTTCGCGGATATCGCGGACCGCGGGTTTGGCGGAAATGCCTTACCTGCAAACCGTCCGCCGGAGATCCGGGTCTACACTGAAACGCAGGAGCAGGAACTCGCTCGTTTAGATCGGGAAATGACGCTCGTGTTCAGTAACGAAACGCAAACTCGGCTTACGAAGCTGGAACTGACGCATCAGACGTTAACGGATCGAATGAAACAGGACAAAACGCCTGAGATGCAGCAGGCGTTGGCCAAACAGCGGGCTGAAGTGGAGCAACAAATCGCAGTGCTTGCTCCACCAGCACAACTTGACGCATTTCGTGAGCTAAGAAAACAGCACCGTGAATTGGCAAATCAGGGGCGTTTGACGATGATCACCGTAGCGGAAAAGCCGCGAACGATACGAGTGCTGCCCCGCGGTAATTGGCAAGATGACAGCGGCGAAGTGGTGCTGCCGGCAGTCCCCGGGTTTCTTGGCAAAGTCAGCCCGGCCGCGGGAGATCGTGCAACGCGTCTGGATCTGGCGAATTGGCTAGTCGACGCCGAAAACGGCCGAGGCGGGTTGACCGCACGGGTCTTTGCGAACCGATTCTGGTATCTGTATTTCGGCACCGGTATCTCGCGTTCTCTGGACGATTTCGGCGGCCAGGGCGAACCGCCTGCGAATCCGGAATTGCTCGACCAACTGGCCGTTAGCTTCCACGAGAGTGGCTGGGATGTGAAGGCTTTAGTGCGTCTGTTGGTCACCAGTCGCGCGTGGCGGCAATCTTCGGTTGGGTCTCCGGAATTGCTGGAGCGTGATCCCCACAATCAATGGGGGGCGCGTCAATCGCGTTATCGGCTGCCTGCCGAGCTGATTCGCGACAATGCGCTGGCCGTTTCAGGGCTGCTGATTCGCGAGCAAGGGGGCGTCACGGCTAAACCGTATCAACCGGCCGGCTACTACCGACATCTCAACTTTCCCACTCGCCAATACGAGCCGCACGAGAACGAAAACCAATGGCGGCGGGGACTCTACGTGCATTGGCAGCGGATGTTTCTGCATCCCATGCTCAAGGCGATGGACGCTCCGAGCCGAGAGGAATGCACGTCGCAGCGCGCACGCTCGAACACTCCCAATGCGGCACTCGTGTTGCTGAACGATCCTACGTTTATCGAGGCCGCTCGAGTGTTGGCGGCACGGATTCTGACGGAGGGCGGAGAAACGGCCGATGATCGGATTGAGTTTGCTTATCGTGTGGTGCTGTCGCGGTCGTCGGATGCCGAGGAACGGGACGTGCTGAAGACGCTTCTAGAAACGACGCAGACTGAGTATGTCAGCGAGCCCGCTCGTGCAGACGCGTTGCTCAAAACAGGCATCGCACCGATTTCGAAGCAACTGGACAAGATCGAACTTGCTAGTTGGACGGCAATCTGTCGGACGCTGTTAAACTTGAACGAAACGGTTACCCGGAACTAG